Proteins found in one Quercus robur chromosome 2, dhQueRobu3.1, whole genome shotgun sequence genomic segment:
- the LOC126698436 gene encoding protein FAR1-RELATED SEQUENCE 5-like, whose translation MTCQLQKDGMLEVVSFHEQHSHEFAPSLMKHMLRSKRKIAPAQKAIANDAEKSGISIKQTIDLLSMQVGGHENLGFLYYDYKNHVHRERRKALKKGDARAMMEYFHNMQLEDPSYFYSVQVDDDGLILNIFWVDARSIVDYGHFGDVLCFDTIYRTNQYDRPFASFIGVNYHKQTIIFGKQQKTILTDQSAAMAKAIANVFVESNHHLCVWHIYQNAAKKLSHVFHSSKQFTTDLGNCRYDYEDEDEWLVAWNNMLKKVLADRRRQELQAEFKMRQTTPVLQLDVEILRHAVKLYTPKMFKMFQDEYMKMRDCTIFKSFGWQDYVVGQIVETNQVSVAPDDNL comes from the exons ATGACATGTCAACTTCAAAAAGATGGTATGTTAGAAGTTGTTTCTTTTCATGAACAACATAGTCATGAGTTTGCTCCTTCACTAATGAAACATATGTTaagatcaaaaagaaaaattgcacCTGCTCAAAAAGCTATTGCAAATGATGCAGAGAAGTCTGGAATATCAATAAAACAAACTATAGATTTATTGAGCATGCAAGTTGGTGGTCATGAAAATCTTGGTTTTTTGTATTATGACTATAAAAATCATGTACATCGTGAGAGGAGAAAGGCTTTGAAGAAAGGTGATGCTCGTGCTATGATGGAATACTTTCATAATATGCAATTAGAAGATCCATCTTACTTTTATTCAGTACAAGTTGATGATGATGGTCTAATATTGAACATATTTTGGGTTGATGCTAGATCAATAGTTGATTATGGCCACTTTGGAGACGTTTTGTGTTTCGATACAATTTATAGGACAAATCAATATGATCGACCCTTTGCTTCATTCATCGGGGTTAATTATCATAAACAAACAATCATCTTTG GGAAGCAGCAAAAAACTATACTTACAGATCAGTCTGCTGCAATGGCTAAGGCAATAGCAAATGTATTTGTTGAATCGAATCATCATTTATGTGTATGGCATATTTATCAAAATGCTGCTAAGAAACTAAGTCATGTATTTCATTCATCAAAGCAATTTACAACTGATTTAGGCAATTGTAGGTATGAttatgaagatgaagatgaatggCTAGTTGCATGGAATAATATGCTTAAGAA AGTCTTGGCTGATAGGAGACGTCAAGAATTGCAAGCTGAGTTCAAAATGAGGCAGACAACACCAGTTTTACAACTTGATGTAGAGATATTGAGACATGCTGTAAAGTTGTACACCCcaaaaatgttcaaaatgttTCAAGATGAATATATGAAGATGAGGGATTGTACAATTTTCAAG TCATTTGGTTGGCAAGACTATGTTGTTGGACAAATTGTTGAGACAAATCAG GTTTCAGTAGCTCCTGATGATAATTTATAA